From Chryseobacterium sp. H1D6B, a single genomic window includes:
- a CDS encoding GLPGLI family protein: MKNNILLFLLLSIFANAQTNRFFYEYKFIPDTNNMTEVKKEMMFLDIDKNGSNYYSRDKFVDDSTAQADLERQLKLSPNNISVNKREKAGQVSYKVTKQYPDFKTYLFKSISGDQYKISEDKKPEWKILPDKEKVGEYNAQKATTNFGGREWTAWFTTDIPFQDGPYKFYGLPGLIVKIEDKTGSHSITLVGNKTVQNVSAERDLQVPQNVKLFGMGGKEIEVTKDQFKKAWKNYVNDPSKNMREMMMKNGGDSNNKMVFKFKGSDGKEISDPNQVFRQVEKSVKDALAKDNNPIEPDLIN, encoded by the coding sequence ATGAAAAATAATATTTTACTTTTTTTGTTATTGAGCATTTTTGCCAATGCACAGACCAATAGGTTCTTTTATGAATATAAGTTCATTCCTGATACCAACAACATGACGGAAGTCAAAAAAGAAATGATGTTTCTGGATATCGATAAAAACGGATCAAATTATTACAGCCGGGATAAATTTGTTGATGATTCCACTGCACAGGCAGATCTTGAAAGACAGCTTAAACTTTCTCCCAATAATATAAGTGTGAATAAGAGAGAGAAAGCCGGGCAGGTTTCATATAAGGTAACTAAACAATATCCTGACTTTAAAACCTATCTTTTTAAAAGCATTTCAGGCGACCAGTATAAAATATCAGAAGATAAAAAGCCCGAATGGAAAATCCTTCCAGATAAAGAAAAAGTGGGAGAATACAATGCCCAAAAAGCAACAACAAACTTTGGCGGTAGAGAATGGACAGCATGGTTTACTACAGATATTCCATTTCAGGACGGACCCTATAAATTTTATGGACTGCCGGGCTTAATTGTTAAGATTGAAGATAAAACAGGTTCTCATTCCATAACACTTGTTGGGAATAAAACCGTTCAGAATGTTTCTGCTGAAAGAGATCTTCAGGTCCCTCAGAATGTAAAATTATTCGGGATGGGAGGAAAAGAAATTGAAGTTACAAAAGACCAGTTCAAAAAAGCCTGGAAAAACTACGTGAATGACCCCAGCAAAAATATGAGAGAAATGATGATGAAAAATGGAGGTGATTCCAATAATAAAATGGTTTTTAAATTTAAAGGCAGCGACGGAAAAGAAATTTCTGATCCTAATCAGGTTTTCAGGCAGGTAGAGAAGAGCGTAAAAGATGCTTTAGCAAAAGATAACAATCCAATAGAGCCGGATCTTATAAACTAA